A stretch of Pelagicoccus sp. SDUM812003 DNA encodes these proteins:
- a CDS encoding NAD(P)-dependent alcohol dehydrogenase, protein MKAVAYQRYGPPEVLAYRDLPDPTPKEGEILVRVHAAEVTKADCEMRSFRFPVFWFWLPLRLGLGVFRPRNPVLGSYFSGEVVSTNHANPRFAPGDQIYGSSQFSLGAYGEYLCLPQKRTLAKKPPNVSHAEAAAVPLGGLNALHFLRLAKIRPEQSVLINGGGGSIGLFAIQIAKSMGAHVTVVDKPQKETVIRRAGADRFIDYTRLDFRNEPHAYHVIFDMVVRSPYSKTLSALVPDGCYLKGNVRFLDFFRALFTSLFSQKRAYVRFAAEAQHELDTLTEWIEEGRIRSLVDRVFPFSEAAQAHHIVEMEQRDGAIILQPDRRDEAPSAR, encoded by the coding sequence GTGAAAGCGGTTGCCTACCAGCGCTACGGACCGCCGGAAGTCCTAGCCTATCGGGATCTTCCCGATCCCACTCCGAAGGAAGGGGAAATCCTGGTCCGCGTCCATGCCGCGGAGGTCACGAAAGCCGACTGCGAAATGCGAAGCTTTCGTTTTCCCGTTTTCTGGTTCTGGCTCCCGCTTCGTCTCGGCTTAGGCGTTTTCCGTCCACGCAACCCCGTTCTCGGATCCTACTTCTCAGGCGAGGTCGTGTCTACAAACCATGCCAATCCCCGTTTCGCTCCTGGTGATCAGATCTATGGATCGAGCCAATTCTCGCTCGGCGCTTACGGAGAGTACCTCTGTCTGCCGCAAAAACGTACACTCGCCAAGAAGCCGCCCAATGTAAGCCACGCCGAAGCTGCGGCGGTCCCGCTCGGGGGGCTCAATGCGTTGCATTTTCTCCGGCTGGCGAAGATCAGACCGGAGCAATCCGTTCTCATCAACGGCGGTGGCGGCAGCATCGGATTGTTCGCCATCCAAATCGCCAAATCCATGGGCGCTCATGTCACTGTGGTCGACAAGCCCCAGAAGGAAACTGTCATTCGCCGAGCGGGAGCCGACCGCTTCATCGACTACACTCGCCTCGACTTTCGGAACGAGCCCCACGCCTACCACGTGATCTTCGATATGGTCGTTCGCAGTCCGTACTCCAAGACGCTTTCAGCGCTCGTCCCAGACGGATGCTACCTAAAGGGCAACGTTCGGTTCCTTGACTTCTTCCGCGCGCTTTTCACTTCGCTGTTTTCCCAAAAACGTGCCTACGTCCGCTTCGCGGCCGAAGCCCAACACGAGCTAGATACCCTCACCGAGTGGATCGAAGAGGGACGTATTCGCTCCCTGGTCGATCGCGTTTTTCCCTTCAGTGAAGCCGCTCAAGCTCACCACATAGTGGAAATGGAGCAGCGCGACGGCGCCATCATACTCCAGCCTGATCGTCGTGACGAAGCCCCATCGGCTCGCTAG